The window GTCAGGATGTTTTTTAATAAGATCCGCCATAAAATCATTACATCTTCTAGCTAATTTTCTGCTATATGTATCTCCCCCGAAATAAACACCAGGTGTAGATATGGACATAATGGCCCGTGTTATATGATGTTTTTTCATCATCTTTCGTTGCGCCTTTTCCGACCATGTTGTCTGATTTATCCCCCACACTTTGGTCATGCCTATTCTTTCCAACTGTTCTGAATAAAATTTTGGACTTATGTGATGATGCACATCCCATTTTTCATACTTAAAATATCCCATGCTACGACCTCCTTACTTAATTTTATGTACTTTATGAACTTTATTATTAAATTAAGTTCATTTTAACATAACCATTCATTACTGTCAAGTTTAATGAACCCTATATGTTCATATCGTTCATTCTTTTTGACTTTATAGATTATTTCTACTATAATATTTATGGAACGCATTAACCAAGAATAGGAATAGGAGATGTAATCTTGAACGGTCATGAAAGAAGACGAAATAATAAAATTGAAGTCATAAAAAATACAGCATTTACCTTATTTAATACATACGGCATCAAAAAGGTAAGTATCGATGAGATTGCTGACAAAGCAAATGTTTCAAAGGTAACCATCTATAAATATTTTGAAAGCAAAGAAGGTCTTTATCGTGAAGTGGTAAAAATGATTTTTACCAACATGGTCCGTAAGGTAGAAGAAACATTTAATTGTAAAGAAGATTTTTTATCCAAGCTAAAATGTGTTCTTTCTTCAAAAGAACAGTCCCAATCCATACTAAATGGTAAATTTATTGAAGAAGTCCGTCGCATGGATGCTGAATGTGAGCAGTATATGGTTGACATTTATGACAGGCAAGTCAAAAAACTGATGTTTGATTTTTTTAATGAAGGAAAAGCTGCTGGTTACATTAATCGCAACATATCCAATGATATTTTGTATGCCTATACAGAAATTTTTAGAGCTGGGTTAAACGCTAAATACACTTATTTTGAATCCCTAATGAATCATAAGCAATCCTATGATAAACTGGTTGACCTCTATTTCTTTGGTCTTATTAACAAAAGAGAATAGGTATGTATAACAGACTGGTTAAAATAGTATGTATATAGGTTCGTTAAAAATTTTTACAATTATTATGAAGTACAGATGGCTGTGGGACATTAATCAAAAAATCCACTCTTATGTTATAGAGTGGATTTTTTCAATGGTATACCACCTTGTTGCACCTTTTCTCAGGCATGTTACACCATAAAAATATAGCCTACACCCACAACAGTCAGCAAGGCACCTAAAGCTTCTTTTAGTGTAATTTTCTCTTTATGTACGGCAATTGAAAAAGGTATGATAAGCACTGGGGTAATGGCCATAATGGTTGACGCAACACCAGGATTAGTATGTTGTATGGCAACCAGTGACAGCGATACGCCTATAAAGGGACCAAATATGGCTCCAATGGTTAAGACCATCATGGCCTTTCGTTGTCTAAAAGCTCGTGCAACAGAACCCCACCTCTTCTTAACTGTAAAGACAATAGCAAATCCCAATATTCCAGTAATAACCCGAATGTGTGTTGCTGCAAAAGCATTATAATCTGCCATACCAAACTTACTTAGTATAAGTCCTAATGTCTGACCTAATGCCCCCCCAAATGCAAATAAAATGCCTTTTACAGGATGAGACAGCTTAATATTTCCTTTATGATCCCCTTTAACAAGTATCACAATAGCAATACCTAATATGGTTATGGTCATCCCTATAATCTGTGAAACACTCATCCATTCACCCAGTATAAAAAAACTTAAAACAGCCGTAATGGGTGGTACACTTGCCATAATCAGCATGGATATTCTTGATCCAATTCTCACAAAAGCTTCAAATAAGAATAAGTCACCCATGACAAACCCAACCACCCCAGACAACCCAAGCCATATCCAAGTATCTAAGCTTGCATCCACAGGTAATATAAGTCCTCTTGTAATCCAAGTAAATAGACCTAAAAAGATGAATGCCATAAATAACCTAATAATATTCAGGGCAAGAGACCCTATTTTTTTTCCAGCATATTCAAAGGATGTTGCAGTAATTGACCAACAAATAGCAGTGAATAGTGCAGCAATTTCTCCTGTATAATTTTCCATGAAAACCCTTTCTGTTTTACAACTTGGTCAATGCATAAAAACGTGTTGCTAAATCATATGCAATCATTATCACATATTTTTTTGGCTTTTACAACCAGCATTCATCCATGGTTCATTTTCTAGGCAAGACGGCATAGGGGAATAGGTCAATGTCTGTGTCTTTTTGTGGAAATATTTAGTTTTATATGCTATAATGAACCCAATAATATGAAGGAGGATGTCACAATGTCAGAAATAAACAACCCAAACCAGCCTGTCAACAATAAAGGGCTTGCTATTGCATCGATGGTTTGTGGTATTGTTGGGATCGTTACATTATGTATCGTTTAC is drawn from Vallitalea pronyensis and contains these coding sequences:
- a CDS encoding TetR/AcrR family transcriptional regulator, which encodes MNGHERRRNNKIEVIKNTAFTLFNTYGIKKVSIDEIADKANVSKVTIYKYFESKEGLYREVVKMIFTNMVRKVEETFNCKEDFLSKLKCVLSSKEQSQSILNGKFIEEVRRMDAECEQYMVDIYDRQVKKLMFDFFNEGKAAGYINRNISNDILYAYTEIFRAGLNAKYTYFESLMNHKQSYDKLVDLYFFGLINKRE
- a CDS encoding DMT family transporter; its protein translation is MENYTGEIAALFTAICWSITATSFEYAGKKIGSLALNIIRLFMAFIFLGLFTWITRGLILPVDASLDTWIWLGLSGVVGFVMGDLFLFEAFVRIGSRISMLIMASVPPITAVLSFFILGEWMSVSQIIGMTITILGIAIVILVKGDHKGNIKLSHPVKGILFAFGGALGQTLGLILSKFGMADYNAFAATHIRVITGILGFAIVFTVKKRWGSVARAFRQRKAMMVLTIGAIFGPFIGVSLSLVAIQHTNPGVASTIMAITPVLIIPFSIAVHKEKITLKEALGALLTVVGVGYIFMV